Proteins encoded within one genomic window of Kibdelosporangium phytohabitans:
- a CDS encoding methylated-DNA--[protein]-cysteine S-methyltransferase, whose translation MTEYSVVDTPIGPFTAVVRDDEVVASGWTGDVNDLVGLIHPSIRPVEVRERADLGQVTKAVAAYHSGDVGAIEDIVVNQRSGEFIQHAWKVLRTVPAGAPVTYAQFADLAGRPSAVRAAASACARNPVALFVPCHRVLRTDGSIGGFRWGLPAKRWLLEHETV comes from the coding sequence ATGACTGAATATTCTGTTGTGGACACCCCGATCGGTCCCTTCACCGCCGTCGTACGCGATGACGAGGTCGTCGCGTCCGGCTGGACCGGCGACGTCAACGACCTCGTCGGCCTGATCCACCCGTCCATCCGGCCCGTCGAGGTGCGGGAACGCGCGGATCTGGGCCAGGTCACCAAGGCCGTGGCCGCGTACCACTCCGGCGATGTCGGAGCCATCGAGGACATCGTGGTCAACCAGCGGTCCGGCGAGTTCATCCAGCACGCGTGGAAGGTTCTGCGGACCGTTCCGGCAGGTGCTCCCGTGACGTACGCGCAGTTCGCCGACCTCGCCGGGCGGCCATCGGCCGTGCGGGCCGCCGCCAGCGCGTGTGCACGTAACCCTGTCGCGCTCTTCGTTCCGTGCCACCGGGTTCTGCGTACCGACGGCAGCATCGGCGGTTTCCGCTGGGGCCTGCCCGCCAAGCGCTGGCTGCTAGAGCACGAAACGGTCTAG
- a CDS encoding AAA family ATPase — MRLHSLEVTAFGPYPGTETVDFDVLGADGLFLLHGETGAGKTTLLDAIAFALFGKVPGVRNDARRLRCDYADNDTLTEVKLELTVQGHRLRLIRGPEYERPKKRGDGTTKQQARASLTWLGDPPGGYERDGLIRIDEVSRTVERLLGMSAEQFFQVVLLPQGEFARFLRADTQEREQLLEKLFSTYRFADVERWFRDRRTECFRDLESRRAGAMRLVARVAQAAGDEPPEDQSADGEWLDLVAARLGEAETAAREKAKLAGVAATTAEQEMTRARELADRVRRLRNARAELAECERMRPQQQEWFAERAKARRAVPVVVANRGAAQLRVELEHATRAEEEAIVLATKAGFKRLDADEAHLRAESARLTEEAGGLAQLLEDAKQQKKAKLRLTKLIDADWAAEEKVTSLEAELVALPEQIKAAAEELAQAREAAARLDGLKAKKAELTQRAQLRERLGDAEERVKSAEAVLTKAVDAHQQARDHSLTIRARRLDGMAAELASGLADGDACPVCGSADHPALASPVPGAVSEAEEAAAVAMEQDAQNERAAAERAHHAAIADLTALQERIAAGGESSDLSEVDKLLAAAAELAAKREPQSRLVGELDRRSASISAELSAAKQELASLRTEREQLGKTVEMRQKRLDPARGEYADVRLRREHVLLSAAAVTELLSARGQREQLSKRLTAQQTEVHEAAISAGFAEVADALEAARDELRLADLDRMISSLENKEAAARAALAEPDLADIDPETSVDLEELAASLARAREVADAEVAVLREAERRSRDVRALATRLRAEWAALQPVEAEYADLAALTDVVNGRGQNSRRMSLRSYVLAARLEEVAVAATARLSRMSQGRYSFVHSDARGSHGTRGGLGLDVLDDYSGKIRPAKTLSGGESFLASLALALGLADVVAAETGGALLDTLFVDEGFGTLDADTLDEVMDTLDELRAGGRVVGLVSHVEELRQRIPVRLRVRKARSGSRLEIIA, encoded by the coding sequence ATGAGGCTGCACAGCTTGGAGGTGACCGCCTTCGGCCCGTACCCGGGCACGGAGACGGTCGACTTCGACGTGCTGGGCGCGGACGGCCTGTTCCTGCTGCACGGCGAGACCGGCGCGGGCAAGACGACCCTGCTCGACGCGATCGCGTTCGCCTTGTTCGGCAAGGTCCCGGGGGTGCGCAACGACGCGCGGCGCCTGCGTTGCGACTACGCGGACAACGACACGCTGACCGAGGTCAAGCTGGAGCTGACGGTGCAGGGGCACCGGCTGCGCCTGATCCGCGGACCGGAGTACGAGCGGCCGAAGAAGCGCGGCGACGGAACCACGAAACAGCAGGCCAGGGCGTCGCTGACGTGGCTGGGGGACCCGCCGGGCGGGTACGAGCGCGACGGGCTGATCCGGATCGACGAGGTCAGCCGGACGGTCGAACGCCTGCTCGGGATGAGCGCGGAGCAGTTCTTCCAGGTCGTGCTGCTGCCACAGGGCGAGTTCGCGCGGTTCCTCCGCGCGGACACGCAGGAACGCGAGCAGCTGCTGGAGAAGCTGTTCAGCACGTACCGCTTCGCGGACGTCGAACGCTGGTTCCGCGACCGCAGAACGGAATGCTTCCGCGACTTGGAGAGCCGCCGGGCTGGGGCGATGCGCCTGGTCGCGCGGGTCGCGCAGGCCGCGGGCGACGAACCACCGGAGGACCAGTCCGCCGACGGCGAGTGGCTCGACCTGGTCGCGGCCCGGCTCGGCGAGGCCGAGACGGCGGCACGCGAGAAGGCCAAGCTGGCAGGCGTGGCCGCCACAACAGCCGAGCAGGAGATGACCAGGGCACGTGAACTGGCCGATCGCGTGCGGAGGCTGCGAAACGCCCGTGCCGAACTCGCCGAGTGCGAGCGGATGCGTCCACAGCAACAGGAATGGTTCGCCGAACGCGCCAAGGCGCGGCGCGCGGTGCCCGTGGTCGTGGCCAACCGCGGCGCGGCGCAGTTGCGGGTCGAACTGGAGCACGCCACCCGTGCCGAGGAAGAAGCGATCGTCCTGGCGACGAAAGCGGGCTTCAAGCGGCTGGACGCCGACGAGGCCCACCTGCGTGCGGAATCGGCCCGGCTGACCGAGGAGGCAGGCGGCCTCGCTCAGCTGCTGGAGGACGCCAAGCAGCAGAAGAAGGCCAAACTGCGGCTGACGAAGCTGATCGACGCGGACTGGGCGGCCGAGGAGAAGGTCACCAGCCTCGAAGCTGAACTGGTCGCGTTGCCGGAGCAGATCAAAGCGGCGGCGGAGGAACTGGCCCAGGCGCGGGAGGCGGCGGCCCGCCTCGACGGCCTGAAGGCCAAGAAGGCGGAACTGACCCAGCGGGCGCAGCTGCGCGAACGCCTCGGTGACGCGGAGGAGCGCGTCAAAAGCGCGGAGGCGGTCCTGACCAAGGCCGTCGACGCGCACCAGCAAGCCCGTGACCACTCGTTGACGATCAGAGCCCGGCGCCTGGACGGCATGGCGGCGGAACTGGCGAGCGGGCTGGCGGACGGCGACGCCTGCCCGGTCTGCGGTTCGGCCGACCACCCGGCCCTCGCCAGCCCGGTTCCCGGCGCGGTCAGCGAAGCCGAGGAAGCGGCTGCCGTCGCGATGGAGCAGGACGCGCAGAACGAGCGCGCGGCGGCGGAACGCGCCCACCACGCGGCGATCGCCGACCTGACCGCGCTGCAGGAACGGATCGCCGCGGGCGGCGAATCGTCCGACCTGTCCGAAGTGGACAAACTGCTCGCTGCGGCGGCGGAGCTGGCGGCGAAGCGTGAACCGCAGAGCCGCCTGGTGGGGGAGCTGGACAGGCGTTCGGCGTCGATCTCGGCGGAACTCTCCGCGGCGAAACAAGAACTGGCGAGCCTGCGGACCGAACGCGAGCAACTCGGGAAAACCGTGGAGATGCGCCAGAAACGCCTCGACCCGGCCCGAGGCGAATACGCGGACGTACGCCTACGCCGTGAACACGTCCTGCTCTCGGCCGCGGCCGTGACCGAGCTCCTGAGCGCCCGCGGACAGCGTGAGCAGCTGTCGAAGCGGTTGACAGCACAGCAGACCGAGGTGCACGAAGCAGCGATCTCGGCGGGATTCGCCGAGGTCGCGGACGCACTCGAGGCCGCCCGTGACGAACTGCGCCTCGCCGACCTCGACCGGATGATCAGCTCGCTGGAGAACAAGGAAGCCGCGGCGCGTGCCGCCCTGGCCGAGCCGGACCTGGCCGACATCGACCCGGAAACCTCAGTGGACCTGGAGGAACTGGCAGCCTCGCTCGCCAGGGCCCGCGAGGTCGCGGACGCGGAAGTCGCCGTGCTCCGGGAGGCCGAACGCCGCTCGCGCGACGTCCGTGCCCTCGCCACGAGGTTGCGCGCGGAATGGGCCGCTCTACAGCCGGTGGAAGCGGAGTACGCGGATCTCGCCGCGCTGACCGACGTGGTGAACGGCCGAGGGCAGAACTCACGCCGGATGTCCCTGCGCTCCTACGTCCTGGCTGCCCGGTTGGAGGAAGTCGCGGTCGCCGCGACTGCGCGGCTGTCGCGGATGAGCCAGGGCCGGTACTCGTTCGTGCACTCCGATGCCCGCGGTTCGCACGGCACGCGCGGCGGGCTCGGGCTGGACGTGCTCGACGACTACTCGGGCAAGATCAGGCCCGCCAAGACCTTGTCCGGCGGGGAGTCCTTCCTGGCCTCGCTGGCTCTGGCGCTCGGCCTGGCGGATGTCGTCGCGGCGGAGACCGGCGGCGCTCTGCTGGACACGTTGTTCGTCGACGAGGGTTTCGGCACGCTCGACGCCGACACCCTCGACGAGGTCATGGACACTTTGGACGAACTCCGGGCCGGTGGCCGCGTGGTCGGCTTGGTTTCCCACGTCGAGGAACTGCGTCAGCGGATCCCGGTCCGGCTGCGCGTGCGCAAGGCGCGTTCCGGATCCAGACTGGAGATCATCGCCTGA